A stretch of the Phycisphaerales bacterium genome encodes the following:
- a CDS encoding prepilin-type N-terminal cleavage/methylation domain-containing protein: protein MKNQVVPRKRAFTLIEVLLALALGMVLSVAILGFFRDLILHRTQINERLDQERAAQALIENLSLELTCAIVGIEQIGSGLIGDEQNIAVMSRSVSVEQLVPGQDMLGDLTELKFHFDPTESKLEGGRRLVEVGVQSDSTGYLNTISNKLGWVRFRYLDKGRWRSSYDSAQQQRLPAAVEVAIWYVTPRAMEDQVSDSPADFLEEPLIEESDPDRIRIISIPDAMVATGRDHHQLD from the coding sequence ATGAAGAACCAAGTTGTTCCTAGAAAACGTGCGTTTACACTGATAGAGGTGTTGCTTGCGCTTGCACTTGGAATGGTTCTTAGTGTGGCAATTCTTGGTTTCTTCCGAGATTTAATTCTGCATCGCACCCAAATCAACGAACGCCTTGATCAAGAACGGGCAGCGCAGGCTCTTATTGAAAATCTTTCTCTTGAACTTACTTGCGCCATTGTTGGAATTGAACAAATTGGATCTGGCTTGATCGGGGATGAGCAGAATATTGCAGTCATGAGTCGTTCGGTTTCGGTCGAGCAATTGGTTCCAGGCCAAGATATGCTTGGGGATCTTACTGAACTGAAGTTTCATTTTGATCCGACTGAGAGCAAGCTTGAGGGAGGTCGGCGCCTTGTTGAGGTTGGCGTTCAGTCGGATTCTACAGGCTACCTAAATACAATTAGTAACAAGCTTGGATGGGTTCGTTTTCGCTATCTTGACAAAGGGCGATGGCGTTCAAGTTATGACAGTGCTCAACAACAAAGGTTGCCTGCAGCAGTCGAAGTGGCGATTTGGTATGTCACGCCACGTGCAATGGAAGACCAGGTGTCCGATTCTCCTGCAGACTTTCTTGAAGAGCCACTCATAGAAGAGTCAGATCCCGACCGGATTCGAATTATCAGTATTCCAGATGCAATGGTTGCCACGGGGAGGGATCATCATCAACTTGACTAG
- the pilM gene encoding pilus assembly protein PilM yields the protein MLPQRHTTIIDLGRSRIRALEARRAGGGYVVTHTWAQDLPPEIKRTDAQQTGAWIRQELRDSGFKAGAATVSLPREDVVVKRLTLPTTDVRELPEMTFLAMQRELTFDTSKAVIDFQFLNSDGVNSTVLAVAVPTETLDLARQTIRAAGFKIRCISLRAFGSVALIAHDLPREHDPTSGTLTIDVTSGGIEFCVVKQGSLQFSRAAHLNETSVLDEVADNVLTETTRTWTSFGIINEGHPVTSVAVFAPDELRSRIIADIAITVDAPVREPETNLRIEVQSNEMEELWPAAGLLLQYRSSQRRIDLEHPIKAVDQVVLRRRRFGLAAALIMATVFAAWTILSMNLGGLQANFDDLSKQRSALYQEYARHFRDQYQLSHLEFWESAQIDVLGHLLYTQQLTPPSTTFVLDRWMGLLEFSGVEYDRATQEWIAPQSIKIVVDGEAPERVAADAYRQSLVENEVYSVSSSGADAEGGTRLGHAFTYRLTSSTASPQETQVDEPEPET from the coding sequence GTGCTGCCTCAACGACATACCACAATCATCGATCTCGGAAGGTCGAGAATCAGAGCTCTTGAGGCGCGACGCGCTGGTGGTGGCTACGTAGTCACCCATACATGGGCTCAAGACCTTCCCCCCGAAATAAAACGAACAGATGCGCAGCAGACTGGCGCTTGGATCCGGCAAGAATTGCGCGATTCGGGTTTTAAGGCCGGCGCAGCAACAGTTTCACTTCCCCGTGAAGATGTGGTTGTTAAGCGACTCACGCTTCCAACAACAGATGTCAGAGAGTTGCCTGAGATGACCTTTTTGGCCATGCAGCGAGAGCTGACATTCGATACCTCGAAAGCGGTCATCGACTTCCAGTTCCTTAATTCTGATGGAGTCAACAGTACGGTGCTTGCCGTTGCCGTTCCGACAGAGACGCTCGACTTAGCTCGTCAGACAATCCGAGCAGCCGGTTTCAAAATCCGTTGTATTTCACTCAGGGCTTTTGGATCAGTGGCTCTTATTGCTCATGACCTACCTCGTGAGCATGATCCAACGAGTGGGACTCTTACGATTGATGTGACCAGTGGTGGAATTGAGTTCTGTGTTGTAAAGCAGGGCAGTCTACAGTTTTCGCGGGCAGCTCATCTGAACGAAACGAGTGTTCTTGATGAGGTGGCAGACAATGTGTTAACTGAAACCACACGTACTTGGACCAGCTTCGGAATCATTAATGAGGGTCATCCAGTTACCAGTGTTGCTGTCTTCGCACCAGACGAGCTTAGATCTCGAATCATTGCTGACATAGCCATAACCGTTGATGCACCAGTTCGAGAACCTGAGACCAATCTTCGAATTGAAGTTCAGTCAAATGAAATGGAAGAGCTTTGGCCTGCTGCTGGTCTACTGCTCCAGTATCGATCTTCTCAACGACGAATTGATCTTGAGCACCCCATAAAGGCAGTTGATCAAGTGGTGTTAAGACGCCGCCGCTTTGGACTTGCCGCAGCGCTCATCATGGCCACTGTTTTTGCTGCGTGGACAATTCTCAGTATGAACCTTGGTGGACTCCAGGCGAATTTTGACGATCTGTCTAAACAACGGAGCGCACTTTACCAAGAGTACGCTCGCCACTTTCGGGATCAGTACCAGCTATCTCATCTCGAATTTTGGGAGTCAGCACAAATAGATGTACTCGGCCACCTGCTCTACACACAGCAGCTTACGCCTCCGTCTACAACATTTGTACTTGATCGTTGGATGGGCTTGCTTGAGTTTTCAGGAGTCGAGTATGACCGAGCGACGCAGGAGTGGATTGCACCGCAATCAATCAAGATCGTAGTCGACGGTGAGGCACCAGAGCGCGTCGCTGCCGATGCCTATCGACAGTCGCTCGTCGAGAATGAAGTGTATAGCGTAAGTTCATCAGGCGCAGATGCTGAGGGTGGGACGCGTCTTGGTCATGCGTTTACCTATCGACTGACTTCGAGTACCGCATCACCACAAGAAACGCAGGTCGATGAGCCGGAGCCTGAGACATGA
- a CDS encoding VacB/RNase II family 3'-5' exoribonuclease: MPLRFKQRILDYLSDEFHLAPKPDALSEALRIDDADKDLFDQALELLTKEGYLLKDDDSRLRLPRFRDEVSGSFRMTARGFGFVIPDHPHREGDLFIPRGNTSDAMTGDRVRASVMRDPRGNRGRNSGSAQSKGERRSCIGQITEVLEQAKSKFAGILFNRRGSWYVKADSRGVVAPVLVRDGQAKGAKEGSKVVFEFVLRPEDDYPGEGVIVEVLGKAGRPDVETQAVIAAHGLRTEFPRSAIEEARRATTAFEEFVKDGSTDRAGREDLRELLTFTIDPPDARDFDDAISIVHDEAQGTWELGVHIADVSEFVVPGSALDQEAAQRGNSVYLPRHVIPMLPEILSNGICSLQADTDRLTRSAFITFDEKGRVLKQRLCASVIRSHKRLTYLEAQALIEGKTDEALTHTTANTEYSKELVNALVNANRLAKSIRKRRLHDGMIVLDLPEVELIFNDGGQVIGAQPEDGAFTHTIIEMFMVEANEALARTFYSLGLPVMRRIHPDPSGGDMTELQEFARMIGLRMPEEPDRKDLQRLLKASAGTPAARAIHISVLRTMTKASYSPAIIGHYALASGHYSHFTSPIRRYADLLLHQVMSAYLDATENGKKPPRKREERAFASRLSADKRVLNESALIEFGRQCSSTEVEAEAAERELRQFLVLDFLAREHLGDHFQGVITGFSKGAIYISLDEFLVEGMADLTDMPGDDGRKEFWRSAARGMRVVGGRTNRCLVRGDQLTVQIEKVDPASRSMSLRVLSLPEGEPRYDRGEPEAKKKKTGKNKSRRKRAKRGR, from the coding sequence ATGCCACTTCGATTTAAACAGCGCATCCTCGACTACCTTAGTGATGAGTTTCACCTGGCGCCCAAGCCCGATGCACTTTCTGAGGCCTTGCGCATTGATGATGCGGATAAAGATCTTTTCGATCAGGCACTGGAGTTACTCACGAAAGAGGGTTATCTACTCAAGGATGACGACAGTCGTCTTCGATTGCCTCGGTTTCGTGATGAGGTCAGTGGCTCTTTTCGTATGACTGCGCGCGGCTTTGGATTTGTCATACCAGATCATCCCCACCGTGAAGGCGATCTTTTCATCCCTCGCGGAAATACCAGTGATGCGATGACAGGCGATCGGGTTCGAGCGAGTGTGATGCGTGACCCGCGCGGAAATAGGGGAAGAAATAGTGGCTCTGCTCAAAGCAAGGGCGAGCGTAGAAGCTGCATTGGGCAAATCACTGAGGTCTTAGAGCAGGCCAAGAGTAAGTTTGCGGGAATACTCTTTAATCGTCGTGGTAGTTGGTATGTAAAGGCCGACAGTCGTGGCGTTGTCGCTCCAGTTCTTGTGCGTGATGGTCAGGCAAAGGGTGCCAAAGAGGGATCTAAAGTTGTTTTCGAATTTGTCCTTCGCCCTGAAGATGACTACCCCGGCGAGGGAGTCATTGTTGAGGTTCTCGGCAAAGCTGGTCGCCCCGACGTTGAAACTCAAGCGGTGATTGCGGCCCATGGCTTGCGCACGGAATTTCCACGGTCAGCAATTGAGGAGGCAAGGCGGGCAACCACAGCGTTTGAAGAATTCGTAAAAGACGGTTCGACTGACAGAGCAGGTCGAGAAGACTTAAGAGAGCTTCTGACTTTCACAATCGATCCACCTGACGCACGTGACTTTGACGATGCCATCTCAATCGTGCATGACGAAGCACAGGGTACCTGGGAGCTTGGGGTTCATATTGCTGATGTTTCAGAGTTTGTTGTGCCAGGTTCAGCATTAGATCAAGAAGCCGCGCAGCGTGGTAATAGTGTGTACTTGCCTAGACATGTCATTCCGATGCTGCCGGAAATTTTATCAAACGGTATATGTTCACTTCAGGCAGATACTGATCGCTTGACAAGATCAGCGTTTATTACATTTGATGAGAAAGGGCGCGTGCTGAAACAGCGGTTGTGCGCGTCTGTTATTCGCTCTCACAAAAGATTGACGTACCTTGAGGCACAAGCGCTTATTGAGGGAAAGACCGACGAGGCTCTTACGCATACGACAGCAAACACCGAGTATTCGAAAGAGTTAGTTAACGCATTAGTGAATGCGAATCGACTCGCAAAAAGCATAAGAAAAAGGCGCCTTCATGATGGAATGATCGTGCTTGATCTACCAGAAGTCGAGCTTATTTTTAATGACGGTGGTCAAGTTATTGGAGCCCAGCCAGAAGATGGTGCATTTACGCACACCATCATTGAGATGTTTATGGTCGAGGCCAATGAGGCGCTGGCTCGTACTTTCTATTCGCTTGGGTTGCCCGTGATGCGGCGCATACACCCAGATCCGAGTGGCGGAGATATGACAGAGCTTCAGGAATTCGCTCGTATGATCGGCTTGCGTATGCCAGAGGAGCCGGACAGGAAGGATCTGCAAAGACTTCTTAAAGCTTCAGCAGGTACGCCGGCGGCACGTGCAATTCACATATCGGTTCTTCGCACCATGACAAAAGCAAGCTATTCGCCAGCCATCATTGGTCATTACGCGCTTGCGTCTGGGCACTACAGTCACTTCACAAGTCCGATTAGAAGGTATGCAGATCTTCTTCTTCATCAGGTCATGTCAGCCTATCTTGATGCGACAGAGAATGGGAAAAAGCCACCGCGTAAGCGTGAGGAGCGAGCCTTTGCCAGTCGACTGAGTGCTGATAAGCGTGTGCTCAATGAGAGCGCACTGATAGAATTTGGTCGTCAATGTTCTAGTACCGAAGTCGAAGCAGAAGCGGCGGAACGTGAGTTACGTCAGTTTCTTGTATTAGATTTCTTGGCACGAGAGCATCTTGGTGATCACTTTCAAGGCGTGATCACCGGTTTTTCAAAAGGCGCTATTTACATTTCCCTAGATGAATTTCTAGTTGAAGGCATGGCTGATCTCACCGACATGCCTGGAGATGATGGTCGAAAAGAGTTTTGGCGCAGTGCCGCGAGAGGCATGCGTGTTGTTGGAGGTCGTACAAATCGTTGCCTTGTGAGAGGTGATCAGCTCACTGTTCAGATTGAAAAAGTTGATCCAGCGTCTCGGTCAATGTCATTGCGTGTCTTAAGTTTGCCAGAGGGTGAACCAAGATATGATCGTGGGGAACCAGAAGCAAAGAAAAAGAAAACCGGCAAAAACAAGAGCCGTCGAAAACGAGCCAAAAGAGGTAGATAG
- a CDS encoding type II secretion system protein GspG, whose translation MEVRSSQIIARRAFSLIELLIVIAILLLLGGIVALNYSGVRKQASNDVTLAHIDRFEAALEMFENDMGRLPTSEEGLAVLWNSEVLEEEDDTVRWRGPYLRDGMPSDDWGSSWVYRAPGDGEIRGESYYDIVSVGPDKEIDTDDDIHNHLRAMNNEGEIDEAMEFSIPESPTES comes from the coding sequence ATGGAAGTAAGATCATCTCAAATCATAGCTAGGCGAGCTTTTTCACTCATTGAGCTGCTGATCGTCATTGCAATTCTGCTGCTTCTTGGTGGCATTGTGGCACTCAATTACTCAGGCGTGCGAAAGCAAGCCAGTAACGATGTGACACTGGCTCACATCGATCGATTCGAAGCGGCATTAGAGATGTTTGAAAATGATATGGGCCGCCTTCCAACCTCTGAAGAGGGACTGGCTGTTCTGTGGAATAGTGAGGTTCTAGAGGAAGAAGATGACACAGTTCGTTGGCGAGGCCCATATCTCCGCGATGGTATGCCTTCAGATGATTGGGGCAGTAGTTGGGTCTATCGTGCACCTGGAGACGGTGAAATACGAGGTGAGTCTTACTATGACATTGTCTCGGTCGGACCGGATAAAGAAATCGACACAGATGATGACATTCATAATCACCTCCGTGCAATGAATAATGAGGGTGAAATTGATGAAGCTATGGAGTTCAGCATTCCCGAATCGCCCACAGAGAGTTGA
- a CDS encoding helix-hairpin-helix domain-containing protein, which produces MTSANPHSGAPSRRGLMLVLVLVVMLFAIWTASVLVSTAQVQAGSASVAEQQARTQALLRSGIDVISHALARQREGILTGEEVNLEEQYVIYRDGARQGVVRLLPVTPNGDIVRNEATCLDINHVTAEQLLRTGLLQPELVQAIVDRRELVGSFGSITELLAVDGMTPSQLYGDIAEINYTSQVSGEAPGLGERVLDRLGFSSPRGLADVVTVYACEPVSPSLEKPTITIAAGWSKQIEAQLSLRFDAATVAIIKGVSKRGPLQHDGQLAQRLATQLSPDTLIQVMGALTCSTEPTRLGRVDINHASPFVLNALGGLDSDQIQQLVDRRGDIDVTSRQSPLWPHTQGLIRQDQVADFYEMATTCGLAYRFILAAGEVEADDEEDRLIEPQIFEIVIDLVDSSPRVAYLRDISLLQTAARLTLKESSEAPEVLFQEPGGHDELFLSTHQEDPALESEASLNNGLTELSRRPASNLVASSADDQLEKDAPDELSEPAFPAASNGRIGRWRVVK; this is translated from the coding sequence TTGACTAGTGCAAATCCACACAGCGGTGCTCCATCCCGCCGAGGACTCATGCTGGTCTTGGTTCTGGTCGTCATGCTCTTTGCTATTTGGACGGCCAGCGTGTTGGTTTCAACAGCTCAGGTACAAGCGGGATCAGCATCGGTTGCTGAACAACAGGCTCGTACTCAGGCGCTTCTCCGATCTGGTATTGATGTTATCTCACATGCTCTTGCCCGCCAACGAGAGGGAATACTTACTGGTGAGGAAGTTAATCTGGAAGAGCAATATGTCATTTATAGAGATGGCGCCCGTCAGGGAGTTGTGAGATTGCTACCAGTCACACCGAATGGCGACATCGTTCGGAACGAAGCCACATGTTTAGACATAAATCATGTGACTGCTGAGCAACTGCTCAGAACAGGCTTATTGCAACCGGAGCTGGTTCAGGCAATCGTGGATCGGCGTGAGTTGGTTGGCTCCTTCGGATCGATTACGGAATTACTAGCGGTCGATGGCATGACACCTTCGCAACTCTATGGTGATATTGCTGAGATAAACTACACATCACAGGTCAGTGGTGAGGCGCCCGGATTAGGAGAACGCGTACTCGACCGACTGGGCTTTTCATCACCACGTGGCTTAGCTGATGTGGTTACTGTTTATGCTTGTGAGCCAGTTTCGCCCAGCCTGGAGAAACCAACAATCACCATTGCTGCCGGTTGGTCGAAGCAGATCGAGGCGCAGTTATCTTTACGCTTCGACGCTGCAACAGTGGCGATCATCAAGGGCGTATCAAAGAGGGGCCCACTTCAACACGATGGCCAACTCGCGCAGCGGCTTGCCACTCAATTGAGCCCAGACACATTGATCCAAGTGATGGGGGCGCTGACATGCTCTACTGAGCCAACGCGTCTGGGGCGAGTCGATATAAACCATGCCAGCCCATTCGTTCTTAACGCGCTCGGTGGGCTCGATTCGGATCAGATCCAGCAATTAGTCGATCGACGGGGCGATATCGATGTCACCTCCAGGCAGTCACCGTTATGGCCTCATACCCAAGGATTGATCAGACAGGATCAGGTGGCAGATTTCTACGAGATGGCGACGACATGTGGTCTGGCCTATCGCTTCATCCTGGCTGCTGGCGAGGTTGAGGCTGACGATGAAGAGGACCGATTGATTGAACCACAGATCTTCGAAATCGTCATTGATCTCGTAGATTCGAGTCCGCGTGTGGCTTATCTACGTGATATCAGCCTCCTTCAGACAGCAGCACGACTTACGTTAAAAGAGTCTTCTGAGGCCCCAGAAGTACTGTTCCAGGAGCCTGGCGGTCATGATGAGCTCTTTCTATCGACTCACCAAGAAGATCCGGCTCTTGAATCGGAAGCATCTTTGAATAATGGACTTACGGAACTTAGCCGGCGCCCTGCGTCCAATTTAGTGGCCTCCTCCGCAGATGATCAGCTGGAAAAAGATGCTCCTGATGAGCTCTCAGAGCCCGCATTTCCGGCGGCATCCAATGGGCGAATCGGCCGTTGGCGGGTCGTGAAATAA
- a CDS encoding zinc ribbon domain-containing protein has product MPTYEYQCDACGHEFELFQQMSDSVKRKCPECKKLKLKRLVGTGGAVIFKGSGFYETDYRSKSYQKGAEADKKARETSSDKTDSSKKKDTSKTKKSGSSGESSKASD; this is encoded by the coding sequence ATGCCAACGTACGAATATCAATGCGATGCATGCGGCCACGAGTTTGAGCTTTTTCAACAGATGAGCGACTCTGTTAAGCGGAAGTGTCCAGAGTGCAAAAAGCTCAAGCTTAAACGGCTGGTCGGCACTGGTGGCGCCGTTATCTTCAAGGGGAGCGGCTTTTACGAGACGGATTACCGTAGTAAGTCTTATCAGAAGGGTGCTGAAGCAGATAAAAAAGCCCGTGAAACTTCTTCAGATAAAACTGATTCTTCGAAGAAGAAAGATACATCAAAGACGAAGAAGAGCGGTTCCAGTGGCGAGTCATCCAAAGCTTCAGACTGA
- a CDS encoding nucleotide exchange factor GrpE, translated as MAIRSSDRRDEIIIQLRADALIPSKKAKDTQVPISGDSDSLDPSITDAMSEDGLSENEPTIESLQVELAEAHEARMRALADFSNYQRRATENERRSSRAAQIEIIRALLPAVDHLGMALDHADDAASAAQLKQGVELAEAEFLKAMGNFGVTVLDPAPGQVFDPNLHQAVMREASEEMAPNHVLRVLQVGYQVADQVIRPAQVIVSTE; from the coding sequence GTGGCAATACGAAGCAGCGATCGTCGTGATGAAATAATTATTCAGTTGAGGGCCGACGCATTGATTCCTTCAAAGAAAGCAAAAGACACACAAGTGCCGATCTCTGGTGACTCCGATAGTTTGGATCCCAGCATTACTGATGCAATGAGCGAAGATGGTTTGTCTGAAAATGAACCAACCATTGAATCATTGCAGGTTGAGCTTGCTGAAGCGCATGAAGCTCGAATGCGTGCGCTCGCTGATTTTAGTAACTATCAAAGACGTGCTACGGAGAATGAGCGTCGTTCATCCCGAGCAGCTCAGATTGAGATTATTAGAGCTCTTCTGCCTGCAGTAGACCATTTGGGTATGGCTCTTGATCACGCAGATGATGCTGCTTCAGCCGCACAGCTCAAGCAAGGTGTTGAACTTGCAGAAGCTGAGTTTCTTAAGGCAATGGGTAACTTTGGTGTCACGGTCTTAGATCCAGCACCTGGCCAGGTCTTTGATCCCAATCTACATCAGGCCGTCATGCGAGAGGCCTCTGAAGAGATGGCGCCAAATCATGTACTTCGAGTTTTGCAGGTTGGATATCAGGTGGCAGATCAGGTTATCCGTCCTGCTCAAGTCATAGTCTCCACTGAGTAG
- a CDS encoding type II secretion system F family protein translates to MATYGYIARDQDGQAVEGRLSGHSLEAVLSELQARHLAPVRVRPLRDEPMFQRRIGVKQLATTYRQLSDLIRAGVPLLRSLSILSQRRAHPRLATVMGKVRDAVAQGSRLADAMGSHPSVFPDVQVAMVRAGEHGGFLDQVLSRLAAFLERQAELRARLVGSLIYPLLLLVVGVGVVVAALISFVPQFRDLYTDIELPVPTQILLGSSDFLVNYWGVVLLMFFALSAGIAWSLRLPSVREWLSVVQLKVPLWGQLVRSSGTARFCRMLGTLLDNSIPMLSALKISRDAVGNPVLMKAVEEAQESVQDGGSLTSPLVASGFFEEDVIEMIAVGESANNLSCVLLTAAETIERRIDRQMALMIRLTEPLLLLCMAGVVLFIFIALVVPMMRMNSAL, encoded by the coding sequence ATGGCGACGTACGGATACATCGCTCGTGACCAGGATGGTCAAGCCGTTGAGGGCAGGCTCTCGGGCCACTCTCTTGAGGCGGTGCTGTCGGAACTACAGGCTCGACATCTGGCGCCGGTGAGAGTTCGCCCACTTCGTGACGAACCGATGTTTCAGCGTCGTATCGGTGTCAAGCAACTCGCAACAACGTACCGTCAACTATCAGACCTGATTAGGGCTGGTGTTCCGCTACTCCGTAGTCTCTCCATACTGTCGCAGCGGCGTGCCCATCCACGATTAGCAACGGTGATGGGCAAGGTGCGTGATGCAGTTGCCCAGGGTTCGCGTCTGGCTGATGCAATGGGATCCCATCCATCAGTATTTCCTGATGTCCAGGTTGCGATGGTTCGAGCCGGTGAGCATGGTGGATTCCTTGATCAAGTATTGTCTCGCTTAGCGGCTTTTCTTGAGCGGCAGGCCGAGCTAAGAGCAAGGTTAGTTGGCAGTCTGATTTACCCATTGCTACTACTCGTAGTGGGTGTGGGTGTTGTAGTAGCGGCTCTGATTTCATTCGTGCCACAGTTCAGAGATCTATACACCGATATTGAATTGCCGGTGCCCACACAGATACTGCTGGGATCAAGTGACTTCCTGGTGAATTACTGGGGTGTGGTACTTCTGATGTTCTTCGCACTGAGTGCGGGTATTGCATGGTCTTTGCGATTGCCTTCAGTTCGAGAGTGGTTATCAGTTGTTCAGTTGAAAGTGCCGCTTTGGGGTCAGTTAGTACGCAGTTCAGGGACTGCAAGATTCTGCCGCATGCTTGGCACATTATTAGATAACAGTATTCCTATGCTGTCGGCTCTAAAGATCTCTCGTGATGCAGTGGGTAATCCAGTGCTCATGAAGGCCGTCGAAGAAGCTCAAGAGTCTGTCCAAGATGGTGGATCATTAACTTCACCATTGGTTGCTTCGGGTTTTTTCGAGGAGGATGTCATTGAGATGATCGCAGTGGGTGAGTCAGCAAATAATCTCTCCTGCGTCCTTTTGACCGCGGCGGAGACAATTGAGCGTCGGATTGACCGCCAGATGGCTTTAATGATCCGGCTCACAGAGCCTCTATTGCTATTGTGCATGGCTGGAGTCGTGCTTTTCATATTTATTGCCTTGGTTGTGCCGATGATGAGGATGAACTCGGCTCTTTAA
- the acs gene encoding acetate--CoA ligase: protein MTETVDNSGELHSTLVEDRIFDPPKDIDARLSGAYVSSIDEYRSLHERSVKDPEGFWSEIALELDWFKPWDKVLNWNLPDAEWFVGGKTNISHNCIDRQINNGHGAETALIWEGEPVDGDGPEVRRFTYKQLHSEVCRCANMLKKLGVKRGQIVTIYMGMVPELSIAMLACARIGAPHSIVFGGFSSRAIADRVDDAKSSVVITCDGAWRRGKVVELKDHVDSACELTDQIKTVVVLKHCKNECAFNEERDVWWHDAQENISDDCPCEQMDAEDMLFLLYTSGSTGKPKGIVHSTGGYMVYTYLTSKYVFNLRPDSEQIYWCTADIGWITGHSYIVYGLLPNRVPTLMYEGAPNYPEPDRFWDIVERHKVTQFYTAPTAIRSFMKWGNEHPMKHDLSSLRLLGTVGEPINPETWMWYRSMIGQERCPIVDTWWQTETGGHMITPLPAATPTVPGSCTLPFFGVDAAVVNEQGEEQATNTGGLLVIRKPWPSMLRGIYGDRKRFIETYFSRIEGAYLVGDSARRDDRGYFWIMGRIDDVINVSGHRLGTMEVESALVSHEAIVEAAVVGMPCEIKGTGITAFCTLDPGFQPGEALILQLRNHVGNEIGPIAKPDKIHFTDVLPKTRSGKIMRRLLRDVAAGEESSQDVTTLEDYSVLAKLRSDDEN, encoded by the coding sequence ATGACTGAAACAGTAGATAACTCAGGCGAACTACACTCAACGCTTGTTGAAGATCGCATATTTGATCCGCCAAAAGATATTGATGCACGTCTCAGTGGCGCTTATGTTAGCTCTATCGATGAGTATCGATCGCTCCATGAACGATCAGTCAAAGATCCCGAAGGATTTTGGTCAGAGATTGCGCTGGAGCTTGATTGGTTTAAGCCTTGGGACAAGGTGCTGAACTGGAACTTGCCTGACGCCGAGTGGTTTGTCGGCGGCAAGACAAATATATCGCACAATTGTATTGATCGGCAGATTAATAATGGGCACGGTGCCGAGACTGCCCTGATCTGGGAAGGTGAGCCAGTTGACGGCGATGGCCCAGAGGTCCGCCGCTTTACCTACAAGCAATTGCATTCGGAAGTTTGCCGCTGCGCCAACATGTTGAAGAAACTCGGCGTTAAGCGAGGCCAGATTGTCACAATCTACATGGGAATGGTTCCAGAACTTTCGATAGCGATGCTCGCATGTGCTCGGATCGGTGCCCCACACTCCATTGTCTTCGGTGGGTTTTCATCGAGGGCTATTGCAGATCGTGTGGATGATGCGAAGAGCTCTGTGGTCATCACATGCGATGGTGCATGGCGGCGGGGCAAGGTGGTTGAACTGAAAGACCATGTTGATTCTGCGTGTGAGCTTACAGATCAAATTAAAACAGTTGTCGTTCTTAAGCACTGCAAAAATGAGTGTGCCTTTAATGAAGAGCGAGATGTCTGGTGGCATGATGCCCAAGAAAATATATCCGACGATTGTCCATGTGAGCAGATGGACGCTGAAGACATGCTCTTCTTGTTGTACACCTCAGGTTCTACAGGTAAGCCCAAAGGCATCGTGCATAGCACGGGCGGATATATGGTTTACACGTACTTGACCAGCAAGTATGTCTTTAATCTGCGCCCGGACAGTGAACAGATTTATTGGTGTACGGCAGACATTGGTTGGATTACTGGACATAGCTACATTGTTTACGGGCTGCTACCTAATCGCGTGCCGACGTTAATGTATGAAGGTGCACCAAACTATCCGGAGCCTGATCGCTTCTGGGATATTGTTGAGCGTCATAAGGTGACCCAGTTCTATACAGCTCCAACGGCAATTCGATCGTTCATGAAATGGGGTAATGAGCACCCCATGAAACATGATCTCTCCAGTCTTCGATTGTTGGGAACAGTTGGTGAGCCGATTAATCCAGAGACATGGATGTGGTATCGCAGCATGATTGGGCAAGAGCGTTGCCCAATTGTCGACACATGGTGGCAGACGGAAACCGGTGGACACATGATTACGCCGCTACCAGCGGCGACGCCCACCGTTCCTGGTTCGTGTACCTTGCCATTTTTTGGTGTTGATGCTGCTGTCGTAAATGAGCAGGGGGAGGAGCAGGCTACGAACACGGGTGGTTTGCTGGTTATTCGAAAGCCCTGGCCATCAATGTTACGAGGCATTTATGGGGACAGAAAACGGTTTATCGAGACCTATTTTTCTCGCATTGAAGGTGCGTATCTGGTCGGAGATAGTGCTCGGCGGGATGATCGCGGGTATTTCTGGATTATGGGTCGCATTGATGATGTCATCAATGTATCTGGTCATCGATTAGGCACGATGGAGGTTGAATCAGCTCTGGTCAGTCATGAGGCGATTGTCGAAGCGGCTGTGGTGGGTATGCCTTGTGAGATCAAGGGCACTGGTATTACCGCATTTTGTACGCTAGATCCTGGATTCCAGCCTGGCGAAGCACTAATTTTGCAACTTCGAAATCACGTTGGCAATGAGATTGGCCCAATCGCTAAGCCCGACAAAATTCACTTTACGGATGTGCTGCCGAAGACCCGCTCCGGGAAGATCATGCGGCGATTACTGCGAGATGTCGCTGCAGGCGAGGAATCTAGCCAGGATGTGACAACGCTCGAGGATTACAGCGTGCTAGCGAAATTGAGGAGTGACGACGAAAACTAG